The Opitutales bacterium ASA1 genome window below encodes:
- a CDS encoding family 43 glycosylhydrolase — MKPLDPVILQRADPCIRRFDDGWYYFTASVPAYDRIELRRARTIAELPQAPTIDVWRKPDTGPFSELIWAPEIHRVFDTWVIYFAAAPSREIKHDLFQHRMWAITCDAEDPMSGAWSVPVQVDSGIDAFCLDATAFVHRGKTYYVWAQKEPDVRGNSNLMIAELATPTRLATPPVRLSKPEFEWEIRGFWVNEGPSMLVRHGRVFMSYSASATDENYCMGLLHAAEDADLLDPASWTKSPDPVFKTDYEHAIYGPGHNSFTVAEDGATDLLVYHARTYTEIVGDPLWDPNRHTYVKPLAWDAAGMPVFGRPSGL; from the coding sequence ATGAAACCGCTCGACCCCGTCATCCTCCAGCGCGCCGATCCGTGCATCCGTCGTTTCGACGACGGCTGGTACTACTTCACCGCTTCGGTGCCCGCCTACGACCGGATCGAACTGCGCCGCGCGCGCACGATCGCGGAACTCCCGCAGGCGCCGACCATCGACGTGTGGCGCAAGCCCGATACCGGCCCGTTCAGCGAACTGATCTGGGCACCCGAGATCCATCGCGTGTTCGATACTTGGGTGATCTACTTCGCGGCCGCGCCGTCGCGCGAGATCAAGCACGACCTCTTCCAGCACCGTATGTGGGCGATCACGTGCGATGCCGAGGATCCGATGTCGGGGGCGTGGTCGGTTCCCGTGCAGGTGGACAGTGGAATCGACGCCTTCTGCCTCGATGCGACCGCGTTCGTGCATCGCGGCAAGACCTACTACGTGTGGGCGCAAAAGGAGCCCGACGTGCGCGGCAACTCCAACCTCATGATCGCGGAACTCGCCACGCCCACGCGTCTCGCGACTCCGCCGGTGCGTCTCTCGAAGCCCGAGTTCGAGTGGGAGATCCGCGGCTTCTGGGTCAACGAAGGGCCTTCGATGCTCGTGCGTCACGGTCGCGTCTTCATGAGCTACTCCGCGAGTGCCACGGACGAGAACTACTGCATGGGCTTGCTCCACGCTGCCGAAGACGCGGATCTGCTCGATCCGGCGAGTTGGACGAAGTCTCCCGACCCCGTCTTCAAGACCGACTACGAACACGCGATCTACGGGCCAGGTCACAACAGTTTCACCGTGGCCGAGGACGGCGCGACCGATTTGCTCGTGTATCACGCGCGCACCTACACCGAGATCGTCGGTGATCCGCTCTGGGATCCGAACCGACACACCTACGTGAAGCCACTTGCCTGGGACGCCGCCGGCATGCCGGTGTTCGGGCGACCCTCCGGACTGTAG
- a CDS encoding MFS transporter encodes MHTPKLTVLEKIGFGAGDASVNVVISSFFLLINFFYTDIFGLRPEHIIALLFVGRVIDAVTDPLMGLMTDKIETRWGRYRPYFLWLAVPFGISVFLAYSTPDFEYNMKLVYAYATYILVTLVFTAVTIPYISIIGVLTDDPKERLSANGYRLFFAKVAALLVSTAVPIVAGWFGENLARGYQVAMGTMGALATLLFLFCFATTTERVRHKPDPRPVITQLRPLLRNDQWLLLCAVCIIGTVGYVVRGSVAIYYATYYLGGSAAMQSSFMGTGVFAAILAMIASTWMTKVVCKIQLFRWTQIGVGLLSVLFYLLVQPGDVALAFVLYFVLCFVVDLHAPVFWSIIPEAVDYGEAKSGQRTSGLSFGGISFCQKMGMALAGAIVNGLLVFFAYEANQVQTPETQHGIHLMLTVIPGGFHLLMGAVMFFYKINDRYYARIKNGTVPGLQPLRSVVKD; translated from the coding sequence ATGCATACCCCGAAACTCACGGTTCTCGAGAAGATCGGCTTCGGCGCCGGCGACGCTTCCGTCAACGTCGTCATCTCCTCGTTCTTTCTCCTCATCAACTTCTTCTACACCGACATCTTCGGCCTGAGGCCGGAGCACATCATCGCGCTGCTCTTCGTCGGACGCGTGATCGATGCGGTGACGGATCCGTTGATGGGTTTGATGACCGACAAGATCGAGACGCGCTGGGGGCGTTATCGGCCGTACTTCCTCTGGCTCGCGGTCCCGTTCGGCATCTCCGTCTTCCTCGCCTACAGCACGCCCGACTTCGAGTACAACATGAAGTTGGTCTATGCGTACGCCACCTACATCCTCGTCACGCTCGTCTTCACCGCGGTCACGATTCCCTACATCTCGATCATCGGCGTCCTCACCGACGATCCTAAGGAGCGGCTCTCGGCCAACGGCTACCGGCTCTTCTTCGCCAAGGTCGCCGCGTTGCTCGTGAGCACCGCCGTGCCGATCGTGGCGGGTTGGTTCGGGGAGAATCTCGCCCGTGGATATCAAGTGGCGATGGGCACGATGGGCGCGCTCGCCACGCTCTTGTTTCTTTTCTGCTTCGCGACCACGACCGAGCGCGTGCGGCACAAACCGGATCCGCGCCCGGTGATCACGCAATTGCGTCCGCTTCTGCGCAACGACCAATGGTTGCTGCTCTGCGCCGTCTGTATCATAGGCACCGTCGGTTACGTGGTGCGAGGTTCGGTGGCGATCTACTACGCGACCTACTACCTCGGCGGAAGCGCGGCGATGCAGTCGAGCTTCATGGGCACGGGCGTCTTCGCCGCGATCCTCGCGATGATCGCTTCGACGTGGATGACGAAGGTCGTGTGCAAGATCCAACTCTTCCGTTGGACCCAGATCGGGGTCGGGTTGCTCAGCGTCCTGTTCTACTTGCTCGTGCAACCGGGCGACGTCGCCCTGGCCTTCGTGCTCTACTTTGTCCTCTGCTTCGTGGTCGATCTGCATGCACCGGTGTTCTGGTCGATCATCCCGGAGGCGGTCGACTACGGGGAAGCCAAGAGCGGGCAACGCACGTCCGGGCTCTCGTTCGGTGGCATCTCCTTCTGTCAGAAGATGGGCATGGCTCTCGCCGGTGCGATCGTCAACGGACTGCTCGTGTTCTTCGCCTACGAGGCGAACCAGGTGCAGACTCCGGAGACGCAGCACGGCATCCACCTCATGCTCACCGTCATTCCTGGTGGTTTCCACCTGCTCATGGGCGCCGTGATGTTCTTCTACAAGATCAACGACCGCTACTACGCCCGCATCAAGAACGGTACCGTTCCCGGCCTGCAACCTTTGCGCAGCGTCGTCAAAGACTGA
- a CDS encoding arabinan endo-1,5-alpha-L-arabinosidase, whose protein sequence is MNLKHSILRLTLGLLGSIALAATTQARQVSIHDPVVCREGDTYYLFSTGPGITIYSSKDLRVWEHRGRVFPGDPAWAREVAPAYNGHLWAPDILHHDGLYHLYYSVSSFGRNNSAIGVTTTRTLDPDSPDYGWTDRGIVVQSVVNRDLWNAIDSHVAFDEAGTPWMSFGSFWAGLKLVKLNPDLHTIAEPQEWHTIAKRERSVLVDDALAGPAALEAPFIFERGEYYYLFISWDACCRGKDSTYKMMIGRSKDIRGPYLDREGKSLAEGGGTLLLGGTPAWPGLGHNSVYTWDGKDYMVFHAYEAADNGLQKLKIAELAWDVDGWPVVDPSVLDDYVSELLPPKTPID, encoded by the coding sequence ATGAACCTCAAGCACTCGATCCTTCGCCTCACGCTCGGCCTCCTCGGCTCGATCGCGCTCGCCGCGACGACCCAAGCCCGCCAGGTCAGCATCCACGACCCCGTCGTGTGCCGCGAGGGCGACACCTACTACCTCTTCAGCACCGGACCGGGCATCACGATCTACAGCTCGAAGGATCTGCGCGTCTGGGAGCATCGCGGCCGCGTCTTCCCCGGCGATCCGGCTTGGGCGCGCGAGGTCGCACCCGCCTACAACGGCCATCTCTGGGCGCCCGACATCCTCCATCACGACGGTCTGTATCATCTCTACTACTCCGTCTCCTCGTTCGGTCGCAACAACTCCGCCATCGGCGTCACCACCACCCGCACTCTCGATCCCGACTCGCCCGACTACGGTTGGACGGATCGGGGCATCGTCGTGCAGTCGGTCGTCAACCGCGACCTCTGGAACGCGATCGACTCTCACGTCGCTTTCGACGAAGCGGGCACACCGTGGATGAGTTTCGGCTCCTTCTGGGCCGGGCTCAAACTGGTGAAGTTGAATCCCGACCTGCACACGATCGCCGAGCCGCAGGAGTGGCACACCATCGCCAAGCGCGAACGCTCCGTCCTCGTCGACGACGCGCTCGCCGGACCGGCGGCTCTGGAGGCGCCGTTCATCTTCGAGAGAGGCGAATACTATTACCTCTTCATCTCTTGGGATGCCTGCTGCCGCGGCAAGGACAGCACCTACAAGATGATGATCGGTCGCTCGAAGGACATCCGTGGCCCCTATCTCGACCGTGAAGGCAAGAGCCTCGCCGAAGGCGGCGGCACCCTTTTGCTCGGCGGCACGCCCGCTTGGCCGGGGCTGGGACACAACAGCGTCTACACGTGGGATGGGAAAGACTACATGGTGTTCCACGCCTACGAGGCGGCCGACAATGGTCTGCAAAAACTCAAGATCGCCGAACTCGCGTGGGACGTCGACGGTTGGCCCGTGGTCGATCCGTCGGTCCTCGACGACTACGTGAGCGAACTACTGCCGCCGAAAACGCCGATCGACTGA
- a CDS encoding TonB-dependent receptor produces MASLNYMEVPSDSVVSKRPRPATLACAVLALLGSSAFAQTTNSTAEASNEGAIELEEFGVVGVRASLIGAQEIKRNAYQVVDSIVAEDIGKLPDNTVADALQRMPGIQVGRGNGEVGTVLIRGLPNLGTTLNGNEIFTGTSRGVALQDIPAELIAGVDVYKSSSPEQTEGGIAGLIDIRLRRPLDFTKPVLAVGARGIYGENADKTGYIGSLLLSDRWTTDQGEIGALYSGSYQQRYFVDQTAFNFLFEPVGVPAGLVPGQTELQLPFTQGSLIIPGDRSRVAHNISLQWRPNEQWEFYTDFLNTGYRNKNQVHFLIGFPRFGAFTSATVNEGTNIPTTTTSVNNFHLTSTQAFQNRTDGYQAVAGAKWKRDALRITTEALYNWNSVKNNVVIVDTQFAPPTPGTFTFTYNDGGMANLRISDADVTDGAHYRLWGLFDNRDYSTSEQKAWKTDVEYLMPDGFLSRLEGGVRWTTRSARFRGSSRNDIAPVGGRGNVPTSGIAGFGSVNPDGPLGNYQTPHWFGADPDFLYSNAPQVRALFGLGAAAPDFNPTLGFTDDEDTLAGYIKADYRTTLGDKPLDGFFGFRVVRTEQTLQGYRADETPIDGTTSQTDLLPVLNARLKLNENLQVRFSAGRTITRPNFNDLNPATTLNAPTTTGGAAGTGSGGNPDLDTVKSDNYDLSLEYYFAESSYASATVFDREIEGYVQSFAATETIGGVDYIVVRPRNSGKGRLKGFELTYQHFPDFGSGFLQGFGWQTNYTYIEGTTDAPDTAPGAPTGARVRKPYAQVSKHNFNIIAIYERDRFSARLAYNYRGEFTDTFDGPNAPGSPLRVIVAKPTKTLDFSASYKLNEKLTVALDLTNILDSKYQDYFFDADLYPRDTRAYDRTISLGLRYRY; encoded by the coding sequence ATGGCCTCGCTAAACTACATGGAGGTTCCGTCCGACTCCGTCGTCTCGAAGCGTCCCCGTCCGGCGACCCTTGCTTGTGCCGTGTTGGCGCTGCTCGGCTCGTCCGCTTTCGCACAAACCACCAACTCGACTGCGGAGGCATCCAACGAAGGCGCGATCGAACTCGAGGAGTTCGGCGTCGTCGGCGTGCGTGCCAGCCTCATCGGCGCTCAGGAAATCAAGCGCAACGCCTACCAAGTCGTCGACTCGATCGTCGCGGAAGACATCGGCAAACTGCCCGACAACACCGTCGCCGACGCCCTCCAGCGCATGCCCGGCATCCAAGTGGGGCGGGGCAACGGCGAAGTCGGCACGGTTCTCATCCGCGGCCTCCCCAACCTCGGCACGACGCTCAACGGCAACGAGATCTTCACCGGCACCTCGCGCGGCGTCGCGTTGCAGGACATCCCCGCCGAGTTGATCGCGGGCGTCGACGTCTACAAATCCAGTTCACCCGAACAGACCGAAGGCGGCATCGCCGGCCTGATCGACATCCGCCTGCGTCGCCCGCTCGACTTCACCAAACCGGTTCTCGCCGTCGGCGCACGCGGCATCTACGGCGAAAACGCCGACAAGACCGGCTACATCGGCAGCCTGCTCCTCAGCGACCGCTGGACCACCGATCAAGGCGAGATCGGCGCGCTCTATTCGGGCTCGTACCAGCAGCGCTACTTCGTCGATCAGACGGCGTTCAACTTCCTCTTCGAACCCGTGGGCGTGCCGGCCGGCCTCGTGCCCGGTCAGACCGAGCTCCAACTGCCGTTCACTCAGGGCTCGCTCATCATCCCGGGAGACCGTTCGCGCGTTGCGCACAACATCTCTCTCCAGTGGCGCCCCAACGAGCAGTGGGAGTTCTATACCGACTTTCTCAACACCGGCTATCGCAACAAGAACCAAGTCCACTTCCTCATCGGCTTCCCGCGCTTCGGCGCCTTCACCTCCGCCACCGTCAACGAGGGAACGAACATCCCGACCACCACGACGTCGGTGAACAATTTCCACCTCACGAGCACGCAGGCGTTCCAAAACCGTACCGACGGTTACCAAGCCGTCGCCGGCGCGAAGTGGAAGCGCGACGCCCTCCGCATCACGACCGAGGCGCTCTACAACTGGAACAGCGTGAAGAACAACGTCGTCATCGTGGACACGCAGTTCGCGCCGCCCACGCCCGGCACGTTCACCTTCACCTACAACGACGGCGGCATGGCCAATCTGCGCATCTCCGATGCCGACGTGACCGACGGTGCGCACTACCGACTCTGGGGTCTGTTCGACAACCGCGACTACTCCACCAGCGAGCAAAAGGCGTGGAAGACCGACGTCGAATACCTCATGCCCGACGGCTTCCTCTCGCGCCTCGAGGGCGGCGTCCGTTGGACCACTCGCAGCGCCCGCTTCCGCGGTTCGAGTCGCAACGACATCGCGCCGGTCGGCGGTCGCGGCAACGTGCCCACCTCCGGCATCGCCGGCTTCGGCAGCGTCAACCCCGACGGCCCGCTCGGGAACTACCAGACGCCGCATTGGTTCGGTGCCGATCCCGACTTCCTCTACTCCAATGCCCCGCAAGTCCGCGCCCTCTTCGGCCTCGGCGCGGCCGCTCCGGACTTCAATCCCACGCTCGGCTTCACCGACGACGAGGACACGCTCGCGGGCTATATCAAAGCCGACTACCGCACCACCCTCGGCGACAAACCTCTCGACGGCTTCTTCGGCTTCCGCGTCGTCCGCACCGAGCAGACCCTCCAAGGCTACCGCGCCGACGAAACACCGATCGACGGAACGACGTCCCAAACCGACCTGCTGCCGGTTCTCAACGCGCGGTTGAAGCTGAACGAGAATCTCCAGGTCCGATTCTCCGCGGGTCGTACGATCACCCGCCCGAACTTCAACGACCTCAATCCCGCCACCACGCTCAACGCCCCCACCACCACCGGTGGCGCCGCGGGCACCGGCAGCGGCGGCAACCCCGACCTCGATACAGTCAAGTCCGACAACTACGACCTCTCTCTCGAATACTACTTCGCTGAATCCAGCTACGCCTCGGCGACCGTCTTCGACCGCGAGATCGAAGGCTACGTACAGAGCTTCGCCGCCACCGAGACGATCGGCGGCGTCGACTACATCGTCGTGCGCCCGCGCAATTCCGGCAAGGGACGCCTGAAAGGCTTCGAACTCACCTACCAACACTTCCCTGACTTCGGCAGTGGCTTCCTTCAAGGCTTCGGCTGGCAGACCAACTACACCTACATCGAAGGCACCACCGACGCACCCGACACCGCGCCCGGCGCTCCCACCGGCGCTCGCGTGCGCAAGCCCTACGCCCAAGTCTCGAAGCACAACTTCAACATCATCGCCATCTACGAGCGCGACCGCTTCTCCGCCCGTCTCGCCTACAACTATCGCGGCGAGTTCACCGACACGTTCGACGGCCCCAACGCTCCGGGCAGTCCCTTGCGCGTGATCGTCGCGAAACCGACCAAGACCCTCGATTTCTCCGCCAGCTACAAGCTCAACGAGAAGCTCACCGTCGCCCTCGACCTCACCAACATCCTCGACAGCAAATACCAAGACTACTTCTTCGACGCCGACCTCTACCCCCGCGACACCCGCGCCTACGATCGCACGATATCGCTCGGACTTCGCTATCGGTACTGA
- a CDS encoding serine/threonine-protein kinase produces the protein MRSRVQGLLSALEDADRFFAEGAAVVAGADLVARRTLGGTPLRGSGWSEPIGSRIGRYKLVEVIGEGGCGMVYLAEQEEPVRRRVALKIIRLGMESRSVIARFEAERQALAMMDHPNIARVFDAGATERGSPYFVMEHVRGVKITTYCEQNRLSVRARLDLFVQICHAIQHAHQKGIVHGDIKPSNIMIALHDGVPMPKVIDFGIARATEATLSEEVRSAGAMPLIGTPAYMSPEQVDPGSLDVDTRSDIYSLGVLLYELLVGSTPLDADRLLESGVAALRRALQERDPEPPSARLAKLTPEALAASAGARSERPSRLVALLRGDLDAIVLKALRRDRRQRYETANGLAVDVQRHLSHEPVLARGGGWGYRLQKLVRRNRVVFLAGGAVALALIAGTTVSTWLFLREREARHRAVDAEQQQVRLRREAELREKVAQAALYVSQERFAEADAIVADIRLTEPTLEGAAVYRAVGEWHAMNYRWSRAADRFGVLLAINQLDGPDVSSLDYLELGPALIEAGDPARYERFRREAMQRFGGAPHPFSDRIVKICLLTAASESMLAELRPFVQTTERLQQAADDAGETFEAAWRALSLALYEYRRAEFPAAAEWARRCLGYADGNAPRAATARAILAMASHRMGDGLEARAEIAAARDIVETRYRGRLDRGTPVQGFWFDWAFARILLREAARETEADGAL, from the coding sequence ATGCGCTCGCGCGTGCAGGGATTGCTCTCGGCGCTGGAGGATGCGGACCGCTTCTTCGCCGAGGGGGCCGCCGTCGTGGCCGGAGCCGATCTCGTCGCGCGCCGGACGCTCGGAGGGACGCCGCTGCGTGGCAGCGGATGGTCCGAACCGATCGGTTCGCGCATCGGGCGCTACAAGCTCGTGGAAGTGATCGGCGAGGGCGGGTGTGGCATGGTCTACCTCGCCGAGCAGGAGGAGCCCGTGCGTCGCCGCGTGGCGCTGAAGATCATCCGGCTGGGCATGGAGAGTCGCAGCGTGATCGCGCGTTTCGAGGCCGAGCGGCAAGCGCTCGCGATGATGGACCACCCCAACATCGCGCGTGTCTTCGATGCGGGGGCGACCGAACGTGGATCTCCCTACTTCGTGATGGAGCACGTGCGAGGGGTGAAGATCACGACCTACTGCGAGCAGAACCGGCTCTCCGTGCGCGCACGGCTCGATCTGTTCGTGCAGATTTGCCACGCCATCCAGCACGCGCACCAGAAGGGAATCGTGCACGGCGACATCAAGCCGTCGAACATCATGATCGCCCTGCACGACGGCGTGCCGATGCCGAAGGTGATCGACTTCGGCATCGCGCGTGCGACCGAGGCCACGCTCTCGGAAGAGGTGCGTTCGGCGGGAGCGATGCCGTTGATAGGCACTCCGGCCTACATGAGCCCGGAGCAAGTCGATCCCGGTAGTCTGGACGTGGATACACGCAGCGACATCTACAGCCTGGGCGTGTTGCTCTACGAACTGCTCGTGGGCAGCACGCCACTCGATGCCGATCGATTGCTCGAGTCGGGCGTAGCGGCTCTCCGTCGCGCGTTGCAGGAAAGAGATCCCGAACCACCTTCGGCGCGGCTGGCCAAACTCACGCCGGAAGCACTCGCTGCGTCGGCTGGTGCGCGGAGCGAGCGGCCTTCGCGTCTCGTCGCGCTGTTGCGTGGCGATCTCGACGCGATCGTGCTCAAGGCGTTGCGCCGCGATCGCCGTCAGCGTTACGAGACGGCCAACGGCCTCGCGGTGGACGTGCAGCGCCATCTCTCGCACGAGCCGGTCCTCGCGCGTGGCGGCGGTTGGGGTTATCGCCTGCAAAAGCTCGTGCGGCGCAATCGAGTCGTGTTCCTCGCCGGCGGCGCTGTCGCACTCGCGTTGATCGCGGGCACGACCGTGTCGACGTGGCTGTTCCTGCGCGAGCGGGAGGCGCGACATCGGGCGGTGGACGCCGAGCAACAACAGGTGCGTCTCCGTCGCGAAGCCGAGTTGCGGGAAAAGGTCGCGCAGGCGGCCCTCTACGTCAGCCAAGAGCGATTCGCCGAGGCCGATGCCATCGTCGCCGACATCCGCCTGACCGAGCCGACCTTGGAAGGGGCGGCCGTCTACCGGGCCGTGGGCGAGTGGCACGCCATGAATTACCGTTGGTCTCGAGCGGCCGACCGTTTCGGCGTGTTGCTCGCGATCAACCAACTCGACGGGCCGGACGTCTCCAGCCTCGATTACCTCGAACTCGGCCCGGCCTTGATCGAGGCCGGAGACCCCGCGCGCTACGAACGCTTCCGTCGCGAGGCGATGCAGCGCTTCGGAGGTGCACCCCATCCCTTTTCCGACCGCATCGTGAAGATCTGCCTGCTCACCGCGGCGAGCGAGTCGATGCTGGCCGAGCTTCGACCCTTCGTGCAGACAACCGAACGACTCCAGCAGGCAGCGGACGACGCCGGCGAGACCTTCGAAGCCGCGTGGCGTGCCTTGTCGCTCGCGCTCTACGAGTATCGCCGCGCGGAGTTTCCGGCTGCGGCCGAGTGGGCGCGACGTTGCCTCGGTTATGCGGACGGAAACGCCCCCCGGGCTGCCACCGCACGCGCCATCCTCGCGATGGCGTCGCACCGCATGGGCGATGGCCTCGAAGCGCGAGCCGAGATCGCCGCTGCACGCGACATCGTCGAGACACGCTACCGGGGTCGACTCGATCGCGGCACGCCGGTGCAGGGTTTCTGGTTCGATTGGGCCTTCGCGCGCATCCTCCTGCGCGAGGCGGCTCGCGAGACCGAAGCAGACGGCGCACTCTAG
- a CDS encoding ECF-type sigma factor: MAEITQMLWAVGRGEANASEDLLPLVYDDLRRHAAVRMAHESAAQTLQPTALVHEAWLRMTGKSERRWENRAHFFGAAAEAMRRILIEHARRKSRLKRWGGQQRLDIDDVDLAATTPEDKILLIDEALERLQQDDPEKARVVMLKFFGGHTNQEVADALGLTERTIERHWAYAKAWLFQNIRTLA, encoded by the coding sequence ATGGCTGAGATCACCCAGATGCTGTGGGCGGTGGGACGAGGCGAAGCCAACGCTTCCGAAGACCTGCTTCCGCTCGTCTACGACGACCTGCGACGACACGCGGCCGTACGCATGGCGCATGAATCGGCGGCGCAGACGCTCCAGCCGACGGCCCTCGTCCACGAGGCGTGGTTGCGCATGACCGGAAAGAGCGAGCGTAGGTGGGAAAACCGCGCGCACTTCTTCGGTGCCGCGGCCGAAGCGATGCGACGCATCCTCATCGAGCACGCGCGGCGCAAATCGCGACTCAAGCGTTGGGGCGGGCAGCAGCGGCTCGACATCGACGACGTCGATCTCGCTGCGACGACGCCGGAAGACAAGATCCTGCTCATCGACGAGGCTCTCGAGCGGCTCCAGCAGGACGATCCGGAGAAGGCGAGGGTGGTGATGTTGAAGTTCTTCGGCGGCCACACCAATCAAGAGGTGGCGGACGCGTTGGGGCTCACGGAACGCACCATCGAGCGGCATTGGGCTTACGCGAAAGCGTGGCTGTTTCAAAACATCCGAACGCTGGCCTGA